In Lolium rigidum isolate FL_2022 chromosome 7, APGP_CSIRO_Lrig_0.1, whole genome shotgun sequence, the DNA window AAACAATAAAATCAGCTAAACCCTCCCTGTCGTCAACTCTAGTGACTGAGTTGCAGAACATCCATCATCTAAAATTAGTTTCATGCAAGGAGTTTGTGCCCGTAGAAAAGAAAGCTAAAATTAGCTAAGCCATACATTCGACCACCCAAATTTAGTTTCATGCAAGGAGTTTGAGGGGGCACAGAAAATAAGCTGAAATTAGACAAGCAAGACTCTGAAAACAAGCTAAACTTAGCTAAGGCAGATATTCGACCACTCGTTGGTTTAATGCCACATACATATGATTGGCCAGCCGTCGATGTGCCTGCCGCAATGCACGCAGACCTATATGTAGCGTTTGTACACGCCGGCGCATGCTCGTTCGCCCGCTCATATATATGGATGGATGGAGCAACTTTCCAGCTACCGTCCTTGTCCTCCATAGTGCCATCTCTGTTATTGTTGGAGTGACCACAACATCAAAGTGGCGTGTGCTGACACGCTGAGAGCCTCGTCTCGGGGTAAGACGGCGTGAACACACGCCTCCTTGATGTTGTCGTCGCTTTTCCGCCGATGAAAAGGATCAAGTGCTTCAAAAATATCAAAAGCGCATAAAGGTGACACACGAGCTGGCAATCCAGTACTTGCCAGGGACCCATCCGTCGACACAAATTAGGGTTATTTGCAATGTGCTTCCCCATGCAATTCAGTGGTTTTTTACAGCATTCCCGTATTGCGGTGATTTGTTTTTGTAGTGACTGCCCCAAATGTGTTGGTTTTATGCAATTATCTCGAAATACTGACATGTATGAGTTGCCCGTGGCATATAAAATGCAGCTATAGCTTCATCCTGTAGGAAATCGATTAGCCAAGACAAGTCCTTAATTTGAGGAGGTATCCTTCGTTTGGCGAAGGTGTGGAAGTTCAAATGTTTTTCATCTCGCTGGCCACATTACCGGACCAAACGTCACTGCCTATCCTCATACATTGGTCGCTAGTAAGTAGTAACTCGTTCGTTATGTATGGTTTGTGTGTGGATCCTCCTAGCTGATGCCTGCACTGTAAACAATATTTCCATTGATCAGTAAACCCGGCACTCTAGCGTGCTTTCTTCCTCCCGGGCCTTCATGCGTGAATACGACGACAAGACCTGTAATGTGGGCTGCCGGCGGCCAAGGTGGGCTGCAGCCAATGAGTGGCGTCTGGCTGCAGCGGCAGAGAATTCATCGCTGACAGCTTAAACTAACAGACTCTGGCTGTACATTTCTTTGGTACTAGTGCATGCATGATGTAGGATGTCAATGAAAAAGAAATAGTCATGGGGCGGAAAAGTGGAGTTTTCTGGATGTCAATGAAAAAGAAATAGTCATTTCCATGTCACGTCCCACAACAAAAGGTTGTAGTACATTAATCTGTTATGGAAGCAACAATACTGGAAACCTTGGGTTCTACCAACAAATACTAGAAACATACTACAAAGTTGTACCAAGTTTTTTTTACTAAATCCCCGACATTtagtatggatcggagggagtagtgcaTTACATAAAAAGTAGTACATTTTACAATCTTTAACTCTTTCCGAAGTTCACTTTACAAAGTTCAACTCCTAACCTTTTTCTTTAATTGAAAGCTATAGGGGAGGTCCTGATAGTATTTCTTTTATTAAAAGATGAGGATTATAGAGGGGTAATTGCAGTAGAAGGGGAAGGAGGAAATGTCCAAAGCAGCAAGGGGAGAGAGCAACTATACAGACTATAACGGAGGGAGGAAGCATATCCAGTCAGGATCTAAAAGGAATTGCAAGATCCTCCTCGATTCTGAAGGAAATAAGAAAAGATCCCTTTTGAATGGAAAAGACCAAGATGCTATAAGCTAGGGTTCATATTTTCTAAACTGTTTATTTTAACCCCAAAATGTCAAGTTTGCTCACGTGACTTATTAGTCGAAAAAAGATGAATGACTTTTTCATACCAACAATCCAAACATATACTATTTTTTTTGTTACATGAATACTAATATTATCACAAGGAATATGGATTTTTCCTAACGGCGTGTTCTGTTAATCCGTAACCTGAAAATCCTGATCTCTCGTATGGAGGCCTATTGATGTCAATAGTTGAGATGCACAAATACGCGTGTGTACAAACATGAGAAAATGTCATGTACATGGTGTAATATGAGTCATACAGTGACATTCAACTGTGTTATCTATAGTTGGTTTCAAACTGATTAACTCAACAGAGATGCATACAGTTTGTGCCCTATTTTGGTTCATTTGGAACATAACCATTTCAATTTTCTCTAAGAAATTGGTAGCACTGATCAAATATCTGCTTATAGAATCCGATGTTGTTACTATTCTTCTTTGAGAAAAAATTGATCTTAACAAACTAGGCTTTACTAAGTAGGTTTGTAACTATTACTGCATTTGTCAGTGCATAGAAAATTCCATAATCCTAATACCAAAATTATAATTTCTTCCAAAAGCAAATGTGCTTCTGCCAATTGGTGTACACAAATAATCGCTCCGACTCCATAAAATAGCCAAGAGAAGCAGGGCCTTTTCTTTCTTTATAGTGCCACATATCACAATTTACATTACTGAGACATAGTTTGCATAAAACATGTCAAACAGGTTTACATCCAGAACACTACTGGAGAAAACGATTGGAGATGCTTAGACACTACATAGGTGTTGGTGTGGTGGCGCGTGGTTTGCAGTTGTCCCTTGCGATCATATTTAAGGCCAAACGTGCTCATCTGGAGCACACAACCATCACGGTCACCAAAGGCGTGCTTAAACTCCACTCCCTCGCGTAGCAAAAACTCCACAAGGCAAAAGTTGTTGTTGCCCATGTACGCGAGAGTGGCCTTTGCCGATTTCAGTTGCCTCTCCGGGACCTTGAAGAACAACTTCTCCCTGACCATCTTCCACTCCGGCTCCACGGTACTTGTGTTGCTGCGGGAGGGGACTTGACAGGAGCAAATGTACCCATCCTTACGAAGCCCAACCCATGCATCAAGCTCGCTGTCGAAGTAACCTTGGCCTTGGAAAGGCAGCGCCCATTCCCCATGGCACCTCCACTCAGAATGCTTGGTATCGAAGGAGAAGGTGCCACTGGGAAGATACGGATAGTGCCTCTCGCGCGCCGACATAAAAATAGTGTGCCCATCCGGGTGAAGCGCGTAGGAAGTAAATTGATCCTCCATGTCAAATGGTGGCGGTGAGGGCATGCTTTTCCAGGACCATCTCATGGTTGGACTAGGATACCACGGCTCATCGTTCTCCAATGGTGCTGACGACATGGCCTGGAAAAAGTGCTGCTCGTTGATATGGCGCCGTGTCAAAGCGTAGAGTGTACCACCAGcagccacagcgatggtgtcacaGGCAAGCAGTGAAAGCCGTAGGCGAGGGCCAATGGTGATTCCTGCTGTCTCGGTGTCGTAGAGGAGGGCGGGAGTCTGTAGACAACGAGGGTTGGTGGCGATGAGGATGTTGCTGCCCAGGGCGGTGAAGCCCATATGAAGACCATGTACTGGTGCCGGTAACCGGAGGACAGCCTTGCCAGGGAACCCAACCTGCAGGTCGTCGGCGTAGGTGTATTGCAAAGTGTCAGCATCAATCTTGTAGATGCTGAAGCCCTTGTCCCAATCATCCAGCACAACGTAGAGGTGCTTCTTCGGCACGAGCCGCGGCCTTCTTACGGCGCGGTCGTCGTCGAGTTGCCAGTGCTGACGCTTAGACATTGCCTCCAAATTCAATCAGTATGCCTTTCCTCGCTGTGCATCTAAAGAGATACAATTGCTGATTTTGATCGCGACGAGGGAAACGAAGCGACAACAAGGATCTTAGGGCCGCTAATCTCTCAATGAGGTGAGAGTCTTCGAGTCCCTCTCCTATCCTAGTTTATATGGCGAGCCGGCGGCCGAACTAATCGAATCTGGAGACCGTCTCGGTTTGCAGATCTTGGAATCCGAGTCGGAGCTGAACCACCATGGGGAACACCCTACAGGAGTGCCAGAGAGGAATAGGGGTGATGCGCTGATCTGAGAGTGAAATCAGGAGGGAAAAGAAAAATGGGTCACCTGGTCGCCGGAGCTGCCGAGCCGTGGTCGCCGGAGTCGCCGGAGCTCTCTTTCGGGCGGTGTcggttcattttttttttgtctttcggGAAAACGCGGCATCCATCTTATCTAAGAGGAACTCTAATACTAGTACATAGCCAATTattggctataagcaagatgtcATGTTATTTATAGCTAATATGTAGTTAATAAGTACAATAGTTTTCTTCGTTTCAATTGATGATTCACATTTtatttagactagtcatagtggatagtatcatactacctccgttttaatgaataaggcgtcctcgtttcaacgaatatataaagattatttgaatgaaattagcatcattagtacTAGAAAAATTTAATATTAAGTAAATCTTGTGCATatatttgtattgagattctacaaatcaattaatataagcagactatgatactagtatatgataccatgcattgtggagatagtaacatgtactAGTACCacacgcatgatacttctatatgatactatgcattgtgactagtcttagtatTTTTATGGGTtcaatgtgtatgatactacatatgatactagtactagggctagcctcacacaatttacctagaagcacgtgctagaTCAAGCTTTTGCATAAAAGCccacttagagcaagtacaataagtcctagtcagctggctataaggattaaaatagtatattattgcttagttggaggagagagaggaggagagagaaggagagttggctcttatgcaagagccagctctagcacgtgctcctaggcactttgtgagagtgaaaggtgggccacacGTTGAtcaagtactacatttttatagctcactattatatatgttggctctaagttggctatagatgatatggcactggcttatagccagcaactggctacactattggaattgctcttacatTCTCTAtcatcttctctttcctccaactagacacaaatatattattttaatctttGTAGCTAGCTGACTAGTATTTATTGTACTGCTCTTACAAGTGCAGCATGGGGATCATGTAAAAAAAAAGTGCAGCATGGGGCAtagttttgaaaacaaaatcttcGCTGGTTCGACCAGGAAAAACCTGAACCAACAACCTCACCGGCTTTATAAAAGGCAACGgtccaaataataataaaactagtaaaaaatatatttcacaaGAGAAATCGAACTCTAGACCTTTAACTAGGAAGAAATAGTACCACAAAACACCAAATACCATTCTGACTTACCATGTTTTATGATTACATATTGAAATATACTCTCAAGCTATAGCAAATGGAACTAAACTACTTTTAAAGAAGATATCTTAGCATCCCGAGGAGATATTCCTTTATTTAGCATTGGACCCTCTATAGCAGTCATATCAATTTTATTAAGTTTTTTAGTTATCCCTTTGGCATATCAAGATGCCTTTTTATGGTCATTTCATTTTGATATTTgtttaatttttatttaaaaacaTGGTTTTTGTTGCCATTTCTCATGGCAGTTGTCATTCTAGTGCTGTTCTAAATATATTTTTCAAGTAAACCATGAATGTTACTTTTTACTGGGTATTTTCAGGAGGAGGTAGCCACTTCTTACGCTCTCTTTCTATAACTAcaatccttttcttttcttttggtaatatttttttttttgcttctagcAAGTTGTGCAGGCTTAGGGTTTGTTTGTGCCATAGGAGACTTACCACCCATCTCATGGTTACATATTCCATATAGTATGCTTTGTGCAAGTTTTTGAGTCATATTTATGATTTTTTTACACATATGCATGTGATTTTCTTACTGTTGACTGTTCGGCCTGCAAATCGGCGCATCAGTTGTGGCGCCGGAATTTTTCGACGCATGATCGGCCCGCTGGCCGTTTTGGCCCAGACCCCGACCAACCCTCTCTACTGCCGGTTCATTTCGGCATGGGTCTACCGAACCTTTTCGGTGCGTTGTTCGGCGTGTCGGCTACCTTGTTGTTTATTCCGGCTCTGGCGCCGACCGGCTGTCTGCCGGTTTGGTTCGGCCCAGCGTCCGGCCCCGTCGGTTTGCTCGCCGAACTCTACTGTCTCAAAATTTTATCAGATTAGCACTTGCTCAAATCTGATTCTTCTTTGGCTTCTTGTGTTTGTGACATTACATCTACCCCATGCCATCCTCTACTTGCTTACTCACATGTGCAGAGTTCACCGATGAATACTTGATGAAGCGGCAAAGAAGTGAAGGTTTGGTAGGCCTCGTGGATGCCGCACCAACAGACGCATCCCGGGGCAAGGCAGTTCAACACGGTACTAGTGCCAGTGGCAGAATGCCCGCTACCAGGACCAAGACTATGGCCAAGAAGAAGAGAAGGGAAGGATGATATCGGATCGAGTGAAGAAGAGGATGTTCCCGAAGAAAATA includes these proteins:
- the LOC124678914 gene encoding uncharacterized protein LOC124678914, with protein sequence MSKRQHWQLDDDRAVRRPRLVPKKHLYVVLDDWDKGFSIYKIDADTLQYTYADDLQVGFPGKAVLRLPAPVHGLHMGFTALGSNILIATNPRCLQTPALLYDTETAGITIGPRLRLSLLACDTIAVAAGGTLYALTRRHINEQHFFQAMSSAPLENDEPWYPSPTMRWSWKSMPSPPPFDMEDQFTSYALHPDGHTIFMSARERHYPYLPSGTFSFDTKHSEWRCHGEWALPFQGQGYFDSELDAWVGLRKDGYICSCQVPSRSNTSTVEPEWKMVREKLFFKVPERQLKSAKATLAYMGNNNFCLVEFLLREGVEFKHAFGDRDGCVLQMSTFGLKYDRKGQLQTTRHHTNTYVVSKHLQSFSPVVFWM